The nucleotide sequence aatgaaaaacataAAAGTGTATGTGGAGGTCATGTAAattttttctctttaaaattGTGAAGAAAACTGATGCAGAAGTGTAAACATAGGTAAAAATACAGagttaccatttgaattataatttatatataatatataaaaatattaatataattttactctattataattttttctcttcttacttttccttccatccaagaaaaagaaaatttttcctctattttcttttcattcattTTTGCTTTATCTAAACAACACAAAAAAATGtacttttctttcctcttattttctttctttccattttctttcctcttattttccaTCTTATATCCAAACAATAACTTAGCGTTTATCCATTTATcttctattaatattgttataacaaggatacatgtgactttataaaaataatatattctaaaCTCTGATTATCACAAAAACAGTCAAAATGAATATTTGCAGGGATCACTCGCGTTTTGGGGCTAGATGAGGACTCGTGAAATCCTCACGACCTGCCACGCAAAAAAGGATAAggactaggggtggcaaacggagCGAAATCCGTTGGGCTGGCCCgcataacccgccaaaaaaggcagGTTGGGCTGAAATTTTGATACTGTCAAATTTAAAAAGCCCGCCTATCCTGCACCGCTTAATCCATGGGTTTCGGCAGGGCGGGGGCGGGGTGGGACAGGCTTCCCCGCTGGGtcaagtttttattttattagggccatttttttacaaatttctatgatgttattgatctacgaaatgatgaagatgataattaaagatgttctaagttatattttggattacgttttatgtttgattaattataaacttgaagatgtttaattatatattttggataatatttgttttggtttgaacaatgttggttttattattttgtttcaaaaaatttagtttataattatgtttattacatatttataattattaaaattttaatgtgtgtgaatttaaaaattataatttttttatgtttttagaaattataaatttattgaaattattgtgaaattatatatattgtttaatatttaatagtttataaaaaaaaaaggagatcCCGCCAACCTGCCAGCCTACCATTAGGCGGAACGGAAGAAAAATTTAAGACTGCCTTACTAGGTGGGGTGGGGCGGACCAGCCCACTAGATGAAAGACTTTTGGTGAGATAGGGCGGGTTTTCCCATTTGCCACCCCTAATAAAGACACGGACATAAGTATCCGCTCCATGGAACCTATTAAATATacacaaatataaaattattaatttatcctaatttatatatacataaatccatttcttgaatttagtaaCCTTAATTTCTGCTTCCAATTcaaagtttttctttttcttccagacTCATTCTCAGCCTCGATCCTCTCTCTCTAACTCACTTTTTCTGCCTCGCAAGTCCGTCACTACGTCGCTCAGTATCGTCTCAAAAAATTGTTATTTTATTATGttagaatatatttttatgttttctccttttaaaatattatttttcgtaatgaatatgttataaattgtgttgaattatattaaatttattatttcatgattattatattatgttttttgtgttaatttttttcaaaagttttcaaaGAATATTCGTAGATATTCGAGAAGATCTGCGTTCCCTAAGGGATAATTAAACAGAAACTTGCAATGACGAAGAAGGAACGCGAACATTTTGTTTTTAATAGGAATGAGGGATGGGAAGGGGGCTTCTCACGCTCCCCTAAGTACTCATTATCATATCTAACTAGTAATGGAGATCCAATTTGAGTCGATTTAAGAGGGGACGCGTGGACTTTATCTACATTGGGCCTTTAAGGTAATGAACCTAAGTTAGATTTGGGACCCTAACAATGGATTTTAGTTGATCTTGCTTGTATTGAGGTCTTGCTAGGCCCAAATATGTCTTggattaatattttgagtcattaTTATAGCAAATACTATGCTATTTAACATTATAACACTTAGTATATATAAAAGTTGGATATATTTACAAGacatttttaattcaaattaaaaaattaattatctcttttttagctttaaatattattttctaatgtaacgaaaaaatgaaaataacaataattactcacataattaaaatagataatcttaatatatacatgacactatatatatatatatatataatttttttcttttctataatgactatttatataatttattcaacaatttttttatcttaatatttaataaatttaacatACAAAATATTATTTAACATACAAAATAAGTAACTTAAGTCATTATCTAGGACAATAAGTATAATAGtacaaatatttatttatttattagtagtGAAAAATATGTAAATAGTATTGATGgctttcagtggctaagagaacggggggttgaatcttagcccccttttcactcagtaacacttgctggtctttaAAATGACTTCaggagactttttgatttttgtctcatccttagccacgagacttttatttttgtctcgtcacttggcacgagactttTATTTTGTCTTGTCACTTGTCACGAGATATTTTTAGTtttagctcctgtgcagtagaaacatttttaacccaatttttggtaattaaaatttaaatgattaaaattattaaatgttAAATATTTTGCATctaactaatttattttttattgaaattaaaaaaggatgagttgttaatcaattctaaatttaaatttaaatttgagttagaaaataaaaaaatattttaaattttatctcgCTAACCAGAATTAATTTCAAGATAAGAAATGACTTTGTACATGTATATATTGTAGGATAGTATGGCCATTTATTACTTTTTAATGGTAAATAATGgtgtaagaaattaaaagaaaatgtatttacaagtttaggaaatattaatttatttttcaatagaataaactatatattgaataacaaaagttattattGGTTTCTCTTCACACTAATTAATACTCAACGATGGTGTTTCGGTACACCATGTTACCAAAAAATATTAAtcgatctaataacttttgtaatgatataagtttatgaatttgaaaatttaaaaattatttcataaaatgtgaagttttaacgagtaacaatgttgatcatattgttttgacttcaaaaatgaatatgataccaacgaataaaattgtcccaagtaaatttcaacaaagacaaaagtccataagtattgctattaataaaaaattaatctattttaaaaataaatacaattttttttctacGGATTCCTAACTCAGCAAGTCGAGGACGACTAATCTACCACATATTgatgctctatttattaagggtctgTAGCTAACTAATGGATTATTTATATACACAAAACGAGATTCGAACTCCAAATACTTACTGAACCGGATAAATAAGATGAtcattcaaccaatccaaattgattaaaacaaatattaattatttttaatacttttaagttgtaaaatatttataataataattactatatatttttttatttaaatttaataaaaaaattatataattttatgtattatcccgTACAGGATACGGGAACATACACTAGTTTTTATTAAAATCTGGTCAGCACTTAACCaacaaaagaaaagtgaataattctatactattagatgtaatctcacaccattaaaaatactattgatggctaattgatggctaaaattcacaaaatctgctggtccCCTAGCACTCCTCTAAACTATTTATAATGAGCTAGAGGCTCCCATAGGTACATTACACATTCCTAACCCTCACCTATGTCTCtaagatccattctgacttgcaCGTCAgaatgtctttgcaggtaccaccccctgcCACTCCAGAGATCTGATCCCATCACCACTCGACCGGCGAGTCATTGATCCATCTCACAATTTGTTCCAGCAAAGTCCTGTACATTGGCACCGTCTGTGGAAACTTGTTGAGTCTTGACGGCAAGACGgatatgataaaatttaaaaaacatctGTGTTAACTTTATATTTACAtatgcaataactaaaaaatgatatgtgtatggatgtaatatctactaaacatgaatttaatttttagatgttagttgTATGTAATTATAGATACTATGTATATGTACGTatgaatgttatgtgtatgaacttagttagtatacaatataattataaatgtacATAAAATTAAagcacaaaaaaaattaaatcagttTATTACCATACCTCATCAAAGCTAGTGTGATTTTTCATATTCTCAAGAATTGGTTGACTGATAACAACCTCGTCGGGTGAGTCCGTCTGTTGTTCAAATTCTTCATCAGCACCTTCTACCATAGGTACCGTATTAAGGACGAATTCAAATGCCATACTATTTGCAACGATAAATGCGACTTCTTGTAAAATTTTTTGACTTATGCACTATTCTACTTGCAATGGTATTATAGTCATGATTTTTGAATGATCATAATTAAATTAATGGAAGGTATATATTACAAAGAATTAAGTGCAAGTAAATGCGAAACAAAGAattaatgatttttttgtatttctaTTGATTGATATTAAATGCCTTAAGGGAAACAAAGAATCAAGTGTAATTaactcaattaatatatattatcatTACTGtccattcttattattattattactaatattaatgtattcttaaatataaatattaaatgatAAAAGGAATATTAAGTATTGATTATAAGAATGCCTAATAGTAAAAAATAtgatattatattataattaatatgatTAATAAGTAGAGTTGATAAGAATATGATAAGTGGAATGATAAGAGAgtgagataaaaaataaaactgttattaagtgatataaataaagtaaattataaaaatttttgactaattatggatgaaaattttttgttaccaaacttATTCCAATTCAAAATTGTTCAGATATTGTCTAAACTTACAAAGTAGTTATTATATCCAAAATTGTTACAAAAGTTACATTTTCCAACCGTTTTTATAATTACTAACATTTGTAtatgaatatttatttatttatttttaagattttaattttttattctaNNNNNNNNNNNNNNNNNNNNNNNNNNNNNNNNNNNNNNNNNNNNNNNNNNNNNNNNNNNNNNNNNNNNNNNNNNNNNNNNNNNNNNNNNNNNNNNNNNNNNNNNNNNNNNNNNNNNNNNNNNNNNNNNNNNNNNNNNNNNNNNNNNNNNNNNNNNNNNNNNNNNNNNNNNNNNNNNNNNNNNNNNNNNNNNNNNNNNNNNNNNNNNNNNNNNNNNNNNNNNNNNNNNNNNNNNNNNNNNNNNNNNNNNNNNNNNNNNNNNNNNNNNNNNNNNNNNNNNNNNNNNNNNNNAATTGAATTGACATAATCTCTTTGTATGATtagtaattttaatttctatcgtaataatttattttaactaTAAATTGAGTGTTAGaccttttttatttaatttatattgatagtaacattttattttatttaatacttaataaattaaaaaaaagaatttgGTGTCCaattctttcttttcattttacccCTGCCAAGCTGCCACTATAATCTAAAACAACATGTGCAATTACTCGAAAAAATTGTACAAAAATCATGTAAATATTTCTTTCTTTCCTATATCTATGTATAAAATCCCAACCTGATGTGTAATAATACTACGCCCATAGCTCATTAGGATTTGTCTATGCTTCTGCACTATATATCTTACACGCGGTGAATAAACGTGTGTAAAGATTCTcttaaaaaaatagtaaatttatctatttatatttttttatttgatttatactgtaaatagtaatattttatttcatttaatacCTAATAAATTTAgattctaattttaaaaaattttcttcaaTATAGTTTAATTGAAATATTTTCATGATattgtcaattttaatttttgtgataaTCATCAGCATGcagtaaaattttttttgtagaaaaaaaattaataatgaacttttaaaaataaatactaataaaaattaagaatCAAGAATTAAGAATTACGTCGAAAATTTAAgtgtttgtttaatttttttaaaatcaatgaacattttaaaaattaagaataaaaaagctCTTACtgtttattttacattattttactaataacaaataataaaaaaacatgaTAGCtaattaatagaaaaataattgactgaaaatatttattatattttatatatcatgATATCATTACTAAGTGCTTGTTTGGGcgctattattttgataaaaaaaagatcttttttcaataaaaaaagattttttttattttttagcgtgtttgacaaatttctagtagtaaaagtaaaaacactagaaaaataaaaaaaaaaacatttttttgaGAAACtgtaatttatatctttttttaaaaaatctttttttttaaagaaaagatgtttttcatgtaataaataaacaaaaaagtacttttatattgttatacccaaatataattgatagataaaaagatctttttacatgagatacccaaccataaaattacttttacattttcataagatcttttaaaaaaatataactcgaaaaaaaatcttttcttaaaaacTCATCCAAACAAACTCTAAAACATGTAAGTATTTAAAGTGGTGGGatgataaaatttatttttttactacttgaatgtaaatgacaatagcatacttgaatgtaaatgataatagcataataatttaaataaaactgCACACTCATATTATATACGATGgcagcaaaaataaataaaaataaaacttttaATTAGACAACaactaacataaaaataaaagtattattttttatgataaaaattgATCCACATATAGTATACCTATTCAGATTtgcatatataatagtatatcaATAATGAACACTAAAACGtatattttctttaaaattttaactcAAATCTAATAATAAAGAGaatagaattaaaaattaaaaaaataagagagCAATTTGGAgcattgaaaaaaagaaaatcattaTTAGTGTTAAGTTTAACAACAACAAAATTaatataaacataaaaaattatttatattttattttaggacaaatataatataataagagGCATATATATTTATTACTTTAGAATGAAGAATAAGGACACCTAAGTACTTTCCCAAATCATCTGTTCTGACAAATTGCATGACATTGCTAATCTCTGTTCTCACATTGTGACCCACATTTCTGGAGAAGAAGATTCTAGTTTTATCTTTGCTTACGTTCTGACCAGAGCTCTTGCAGAAGGCTTCAAGACACTTATTAATGATATTGGCATGGTCAACGCTGGCTTCTGCAAAGAAAATGATATCGTCCGCAAAGCACAAGTGGGAGATAGGCGGTCCATCCTTCTTTAGACGAATAGGCTTCCAAAAATTATGCTCCACTGCTGCACTAATAAGTTGTGAAATTTTTTCTATGCAGAGTACAAAAATATACGGGGAGATGGGGTCTCCTTGTCTTATACCTCTAGTGGGTGAGAATTCTTCCAGCTCCTCCCCATTCCACAACACTCTCATTCTGGTAGTAGAGATACAAGAGAGGGTTAGGTTAATGAAGCTCTGGGGAAACCCAATGTCCATAAGGGTCTCCTTAATAAAGTTCCAATTGAGCCTGTCGTAAGCTTTTTTCAGGTCAATCTTGATGGCCATCCAACCTTTtttaccttttttatttctcatgGAGTGAATGACTTCTTGTGTAATGATGATGTTATTAGAGCTCTGTCTACCAGGAACAAAGTTGCACTGGTTATGCATAACCAATTTGTTCATGACACTTCTCAACCTGTTAGCCAGGATTTTTGTAATCACCTTATACGAAACATTGCAGAGGCTGATGGGTCTCAGCTGCTTAAGATATGACACATGTTCTATTTTTGGAATAAGAGTGATAAGCGTCTCATTTACCTCTTTAACCTTATCCGGATTCTGAAAAATACTTTTAGTCAGATTGCATAGGTCGCTGCCTATTTTGTTCCACTGACTTTGGTAGAAGATAGCTTGAAGTCCGTCTCTGCCGGGAGCCTTCCAACTCCCAATGCTGAACGTCGCATCCTTGATTTCCTCATCCGACACGTTCCTGCCTATGGCGTTGATGTCAGAACTGCTCATAATAGGAAACATGTTTGTCAAAATAAAGGGAATATGGGTTTAGTTATCtgtataaagatttgaaaaaaaggaGGTGGCCATATATTCAAGAGTAGCCTTGTCAGTTATCTAATCACCGGTGTCATTCTGGAGGGAAGCAATTTTATTTTTTCGTCTTCTAACCATAGTAGAACCATGAAAGAATTTGGTGTTACGATCTCCGAAATTGATCCACTTACTCCTGGCTTTTTGGAACCAAAGAAGTTCTTCCTGAAGGAGAATTTGTTCATACTCCACCCACAGTTCTTTTTGAAGTTTATCAAGAAAGTAATTATGAGAGTGCCCCAGACTAGAAGTAATTCCTTGGAGTCTTCTAAGGATTCTGTGCTTTCGTCTAAAGATATCCCCAAAAACTGAATTATTCCATTCTTTGATCCTatttttgaagtttagaatgCCCTCAGCCTAGGAGCCCTGGACATTCCAAGATGCATCAACAGCATTCCCAAAATCAGGGTGAGTAATCCATGCCGCAAGAAAACGAAATGATCTTCTACCTTTATTCTGCACACTAACGGGAGACAGTTGCAGGCAAATAGGAGAATGGTCTGATTTTAACATCGGCATATGTTTAACAAGGGCCTCTGGAAAAGCAATTTGTCAATCCAGGTTGCTTAAACCCCTGTCTAACCTCTCAGCAAGATTGCCCCTCTTCCAAGTATATGGCCAGCCTGCAAAACCCAAATCAACCAGGCCACATGTCGAAACACACTCCTGAAACTCCTTACATGCACCATGGCCATTTCTCAGCGTCCCTCCACTTTTCTCATGGTTGTTAAACATAGCATTGAAGTCACCCAACAGGCACCAGGGGAGGTTAATACTAGCAGCATATGATTTAACGGCTTGCCAGAGCGTTCTTCTTGTCACTCGCTGGGGGCTTCCATAAACAGCAGTAATGAGCCATGGCGTGGAATTATTACCTGAGACTTTTAGGTGCACGTACTGCTTGTCATGCTCTAGCACATCCACACTCCAAACAGAAGAGTCCCAGAGACACCAAATTTCTCCAGCATGACCCACTGCATCCACTACAAAGGATTTATCAAATTCTATCTTGTCTCTAATTTGGTTACCTCGAACACCACTCACATGAGTTTCTAAGAGGAAGAATATATTGGCTCCATATTCATGCCTCAGATTACGGATAAGAGAAGGAAAGGCTTTGCTGCCTAATCCCCTGCAATTCCAACTAATGACGTTCATAATCAAAACATGAGGTGGATGAGAAGCCAAAAGGCTCGGTTCACCTGCCTACTCCCCTGCAATTCCAACTAATCACTTATTatagtatttaaaataataaaaagataattttacaCACAGTATAatattcaaaataataaaaacaataattTGTAAtagctttctttttatttttaacatgacaatattatttttttatatatgttcttaaaaaattattttattttctaccgCTTTATTCGCGGGCCAGAATTTTCTAGCCCGGACCGTTTATG is from Arachis ipaensis cultivar K30076 chromosome B01, Araip1.1, whole genome shotgun sequence and encodes:
- the LOC107645364 gene encoding uncharacterized protein LOC107645364 — encoded protein: MNVISWNCRGLGSKAFPSLIRNLRHEYGANIFFLLETHVSGVRGNQIRDKIEFDKSFVVDAVGHAGEIWCLWDSSVWSVDVLEHDKQYVHLKVSGNNSTPWLITAVYGSPQRVTRRTLWQAVKSYAASINLPWCLLGDFNAMFNNHEKSGGTLRNGHGACKEFQECVSTCGLVDLGFAGWPYTWKRGNLAESVQNKGRRSFRFLAAWITHPDFGNAVDASWNVQGS